The Peribacillus simplex genome contains the following window.
GTTCATTAATAAAATTTGTTAATTCCTCTTTATTCATTCAGTACTCCCCCTGCCAACATAGTTGGTTGTTAAGATTGTAAGGCAATAGATTAGGATTTGAGACTAATTCTTTTGCCTTCGTAGATTGTTGTGGCTACCAGAAGTTTGTAGCCCTAACGGTGTCTTTTCCATACGCCCTATACAAGTATTAAAACAAAATTCCATAATGTTACTAACGTAATGGGCTATGAATACAAATATAAACGTTTTTATAATATTTCATGCTAAAAAGAAGCAAAAAGCACCCGTTGCCTAAAAGGGAACCAAGTGCTTTCATCTTGTTTTTTAAAATATATCACAATAAATTTAAGTTAAACTTGTTCGTTAGTTTTTGGTTTATTCCCTCTAACTAACAACATTATATTCATCTAAAGTGCTTAAGCAGTAAACAAACTCATCAACATTCTCTATAACAATATATTTTTTTGGTAAACCTAACTTTCTATAACGCTTTGTACTTTCAACTACAGAGGCGTAGTCTGCTCCTTCAACACCAAGTACATCAACTCCACAAATCCCTCCGGAACCAAACTTTTTAACAAATTCTTTATATTCTGGTGGGAAATTTACTTCCAGTATTTTTTCTGTCCTCGCTATGTCATCATCAGAAACTTCTCCAATAAAGTCTCCTTTTTCCATATATTGATTTATCAATTCTAATAGTTCATTATTCATGATTAATCACCTCACTCTAGATTATTAGAACGCCATTTCCAGTACTTCTTTCTGAAGTTGTTGAATTGTTTATCTAGGACTTCATCATTTCTAAAGCTATCACCATTTTTTCAATTACCTACGGTGGGCGACCTTTTGCCGCAAGTTCTCTATTCGAAAGCCTCTTGGCTTTTGGATGGTTTGAAGTATAACGCCAATTGATATTATTTTTCTGATAAACACGTCTTAAAAACTCAATAAATCATAAAAATCCTTGAATGGCAGATATCCAATCAAGGATAAGTTTTTATTACTCCATCATATCAAAAAAGTATTCATTGTCTTCATCAATTTTTTTTATAAAATCATCTAATGAATCAGCAATATTAGTCTCAAAGAAGTGTACAGAGGTCCTTTGAGTATCATTTAAATCAAGTGTTAAATATACACCCTCGTTTACTTCATAAAAAACAAGTTTGTCTGCTTCTTCATATATCCCCTCTAAGTCAGGGTCATACTCAAAGATACCTTCCCTTAGAATAATATCTGCAATAGTATCAGGATCCATTAATCTATTTATTGAATTCTCATTATTGCCTTTTAAAAAACCATAACCAACTTCTAAGTAAAACCTCCTTAGTTCAGGGGGAAATTTAAATCCGAGTCTTTCCTCCGCTTTAATAAGGTCTTTTTCTTTTAATGGAAAAAACTTATGATTACTATTTTTAATATAATCAAATTTAGCCACCATCAATTACCTCCTTGGAAACAATTTTTATTGATGGAGATCCTTTACCATAATGCCTGCCTGATGTTCATCAGGAAATTTGGCAGGATGTATATTAATTGTTCCATTTGCGCTTTATGAATTTTCAATCCTGTTGTTGTCTCTACATTTAATATAATCTAAGTTTATCTGTTTTTTATAGTAGCAGTATGACACCCTTTATATATCATGACAATTAAATAATTAGTTTCTTTTCTATTCTTTTTCATCCATCTTCTGCTTTAAATATTCAGCAATTTCTGTTTGCCCAAATTCTCTAGCATATTCATATGCATCCATATTCTTAATACTCTCTCCCGTATATCTAATTGAAATATCTATTCCTTTTTCAACTAGAAACTCTACTACTTCTTTATGCCCACCATAAATCGCTCCAAATAATGGATTTCTTTTTGCTAAGGTCACATCTAATTCTGCGCCTCTCTCTATTAAATACTTAACTATCTCCAAATGCCCCGCTCCTGCTGCCACTCTTAAAGGAGAAGCATCAAATATATCACCTTTTGTATTGACATCAATTCCTTTATGAATCAGATATTTTACTATTTCAAAATATCCTTTCTTTGCTGCAACATGTAACCACGTACCAAATGGTGTCATTAAATGTAAAGATTCTGGATTATCGCCTATTAAACGCTTTACTTCATTAATATCACCAAGCTTAATAGCATTTCTTATAGTTTTATTTAGACTTTTTTCACCCATAACATTACCTCCTGTATTTCAACTATCTTGTACTAGCTATGTCTCCTAAATCGTCAAAAGCTTCAACAGACATTAATCAATTCACAACCTTCCCCAAAGCATCAATACTATGTTGGGTGCCCAAATAAATCTAAATAAACCAAAAATGGATAGTCCCTTTGATTTTCGAAAGGCTCTATCCACTTCTTCTTATATAAAAACATTTCTTACTTTATTACCAATCTTCTTTTGCCCATTCAAGGCGTTCAATGAAATAGTCTAAAAAATTATCGGCAAGCGTTCGACCATAGCCTTCATGATTATCCCACATTATTACTGGACATTCTCCATTTTTCATTTTATTAGTATCGAGGCAGTAGGCAAATTCATCAATATCCTCTATAACCACCAGTCCATCTATTAAATCATAATACTTTTGATGATCTTTGGTAGCATCTACTACTGCTGGACCCGTAAAACCATATCCAATAATCTCCACACCAAAAAGTCCACCATAACCATAATTTCTTAAAAACCACTTGTAACTTTCCGGTAATGAGACTTGTAATTTTTGTTCAGTTTCTTTTACTTTGTCTTCACTTACTCCACCTGTAAAATCATCACCTTCGCCATACTGCTTAATAAATTCCTTTAAAGCTGAATATATCACCAAAATCACCTACTAATCCTTAGTTTCGTATCGCACGGACAAGTATGAAAAAAACTCTAAGGGAACAATCAAATTAAAAGCATAAATTCAATTCTCATTTTTCTTGAATCTTTCTGGAATTTTATTTTTCCAAATTAGCATGAGTTCTTTAAATTGTTCTGTCTCCATTTCATTTTCATAAGGCTCTTCATATGTAAAAAGATGTTCAAGGACTGTCACATCTTTTTTTATCAGCACACTTGTTGCGTTGAGATGAATCTCAAAATCCTGATATAAACCATTTAAAACATTTTCAACCTTTGTAATATACTCATCTGCTTTTTGCTCAGTAGAAATGTCTTCAATAAAATCAGCGAATAATTTTATTTCATCCGATAATTTTATTCTCAATGTCCCAACATGGTCTCTAAAAAAATCGTATGAATATTTCATACTCAACCTCCATAAAAATCCCTTTGAATTTCAAAAGAGCTATCAGCCGTTCCAACAAAATCCTTATAGCATTATCAATTCATATAAATCCAGCTTTCACCAATCCTCTTCGTCTTCATCCCAATTTTCTTTCGCCTCTACAAGACTTTTGATCAAATAGTCTAGGAAATTATCAGCTGCGATAAAACCATATCCTTCTTGGTTATCCCAAAGAATCACTCGGCATTCTCCATTTTGCATTTTGTTAGTATCGAGACAGTAAGCAAATTCATCAACATTTTCTATAACCACTATCCCGTCAATTAATTTATAATGCTTTTGATAATTTTTAGTGGCATCTACTACTGATGCACCTACTAAGTCATAACCAATTATACCAATACCAAAACTTCCTCCTGAACCATAGTTTTTTTAAAACCACTTGTAACTTTCCAGTAATGAGACCTGTAATTTTTGTTCAGTTTCTTTTACTTTGTCTTCACTTACTCCACCTGTAAAATCATCATCTTCACCATACTGCTTAATAAATTCCTTTAAAGCTGAATATTTCACCAAAATCACCTACTAATCTTGATTTAAAAACTCCTTTTAATTAAGGGTAGCCCCACGAAAAAAGAAACCTTGAATGGTAAATAGCCATTCAAGGTTCTACTAATACGTGTTCTAAATACATTTATTATTCTTCCTTATATGCTAAGGAAATCTCTACTACTTCCTCTGATGATAAATCCTCATCATTCCAAAAAAT
Protein-coding sequences here:
- a CDS encoding ankyrin repeat domain-containing protein translates to MGEKSLNKTIRNAIKLGDINEVKRLIGDNPESLHLMTPFGTWLHVAAKKGYFEIVKYLIHKGIDVNTKGDIFDASPLRVAAGAGHLEIVKYLIERGAELDVTLAKRNPLFGAIYGGHKEVVEFLVEKGIDISIRYTGESIKNMDAYEYAREFGQTEIAEYLKQKMDEKE
- a CDS encoding SMI1/KNR4 family protein produces the protein MIYSALKEFIKQYGEGDDFTGGVSEDKVKETEQKLQVSLPESYKWFLRNYGYGGLFGVEIIGYGFTGPAVVDATKDHQKYYDLIDGLVVIEDIDEFAYCLDTNKMKNGECPVIMWDNHEGYGRTLADNFLDYFIERLEWAKEDW
- a CDS encoding SMI1/KNR4 family protein, whose protein sequence is MNNELLELINQYMEKGDFIGEVSDDDIARTEKILEVNFPPEYKEFVKKFGSGGICGVDVLGVEGADYASVVESTKRYRKLGLPKKYIVIENVDEFVYCLSTLDEYNVVS
- a CDS encoding SMI1/KNR4 family protein; amino-acid sequence: MAKFDYIKNSNHKFFPLKEKDLIKAEERLGFKFPPELRRFYLEVGYGFLKGNNENSINRLMDPDTIADIILREGIFEYDPDLEGIYEEADKLVFYEVNEGVYLTLDLNDTQRTSVHFFETNIADSLDDFIKKIDEDNEYFFDMME